In one uncultured Devosia sp. genomic region, the following are encoded:
- a CDS encoding GNAT family protein: MSHAIRRLTGDDVDAYRAIRLEALTVSPESYASSPESFAQRSTQSLREQLGKMAFFGVIDTTGQLAGIAAFGRDEGERETHRGWLLQVYVQPAMRGTGASLALVDAVVEHAQTEVIQIHLMVGAHNAPAIRLYEKAGFAIYGTDPRCLHVNGRYIDEHMMVRFLDR; the protein is encoded by the coding sequence ATGAGCCACGCGATCCGGCGGCTGACCGGCGATGATGTCGATGCCTATCGCGCCATCAGGCTCGAGGCATTGACCGTATCGCCCGAGTCCTATGCGAGTTCGCCGGAAAGCTTTGCGCAGCGCTCGACCCAGTCGCTGCGTGAGCAGCTGGGGAAAATGGCGTTTTTCGGCGTCATCGATACGACCGGCCAGCTTGCCGGCATAGCGGCCTTTGGGCGCGACGAGGGCGAGCGCGAAACCCACCGCGGCTGGCTGCTGCAGGTCTATGTGCAGCCCGCCATGCGCGGCACCGGGGCGTCCCTCGCTCTGGTCGATGCAGTAGTCGAGCACGCCCAGACCGAAGTGATCCAGATTCACCTAATGGTTGGCGCGCATAATGCGCCGGCCATCCGGCTTTATGAAAAGGCGGGGTTCGCCATCTATGGCACCGACCCCCGCTGCCTCCACGTGAACGGTCGATATATCGACGAACACATGATGGTGCGCTTCCTGGACCGCTGA
- the hslU gene encoding ATP-dependent protease ATPase subunit HslU — protein sequence MTETNFSPREIVSELDRNIVGQNDAKRAVAVALRNRWRRQQLSPELRREVTPKNILMIGPTGVGKTEISRRLARLAQAPFIKVEATKFTEVGYVGRDVEQIIRDLVEAGITVLRDRRRADVQAQAHANAENRVLDALVGTSATPSTRDSFRKKLRNNEIDDNEIELEMQPAPNTGGFEIPGMPNGGVGMINLSDMFKSAMGGRGVKRKIKVKDAYEPLIAEEADKLLDQEALKHEAIELVENHGIVFIDEIDKVAHREGGAQGGPSREGVQRDLLPLIEGTTVSTKYGPVKTDHILFIASGAFHVSKPSDLLPELQGRLPIRVELKALTREDFIRILNDTDASLIKQYVALMGTEGVTLDFTQDAIEAIADAAVRVNDSVENIGARRLQTVMERLVEDISFEAPDKQGQTIKIDAAFVADKVGELSKDQDLSKFVL from the coding sequence GTGACTGAAACCAATTTCTCTCCGCGCGAGATCGTTTCCGAGCTCGATCGCAATATCGTGGGCCAGAACGACGCCAAGCGCGCCGTGGCCGTCGCGCTGCGCAATCGCTGGCGCCGGCAGCAGCTTTCTCCCGAGTTGCGCCGCGAGGTGACGCCCAAGAATATCCTGATGATCGGGCCGACCGGCGTCGGCAAGACCGAGATTTCGCGCCGTCTGGCGCGCCTGGCGCAAGCGCCTTTCATCAAGGTGGAAGCCACCAAGTTCACCGAAGTGGGCTATGTCGGCCGCGATGTCGAGCAGATCATCCGCGACCTGGTCGAGGCTGGCATTACCGTACTGCGTGATCGTCGCCGTGCCGATGTGCAGGCGCAGGCCCATGCCAATGCGGAAAACCGCGTGCTCGATGCCCTGGTCGGGACTTCGGCGACGCCATCGACCCGCGACTCTTTCCGGAAAAAGCTGCGCAACAACGAGATCGACGACAACGAGATCGAGCTCGAAATGCAGCCCGCGCCCAATACCGGTGGCTTTGAAATCCCCGGCATGCCCAATGGTGGCGTCGGCATGATCAACCTGTCCGACATGTTCAAGTCGGCGATGGGTGGTCGCGGGGTCAAGCGCAAGATCAAGGTCAAGGATGCCTATGAGCCGCTGATCGCCGAAGAGGCCGACAAGCTGCTCGACCAGGAAGCGCTCAAGCACGAAGCCATCGAGCTGGTGGAAAACCATGGCATCGTCTTCATCGACGAGATCGACAAGGTGGCCCATCGCGAAGGCGGGGCACAGGGCGGTCCATCGCGCGAAGGGGTGCAGCGGGACCTGTTGCCACTGATCGAAGGCACGACGGTTTCGACCAAGTATGGTCCGGTCAAGACCGACCATATCCTGTTCATCGCCTCGGGCGCCTTCCATGTGTCGAAGCCCTCCGATCTTCTCCCGGAACTGCAGGGCCGCCTGCCGATCCGGGTCGAGCTCAAGGCCCTTACCCGCGAGGATTTCATCCGCATCCTCAACGACACCGACGCCAGCCTCATCAAGCAATATGTGGCGCTGATGGGCACGGAGGGCGTAACGCTGGACTTTACCCAGGACGCAATCGAGGCCATTGCCGACGCGGCCGTGCGGGTCAATGACTCGGTGGAGAACATCGGCGCGCGGCGCCTGCAGACGGTGATGGAGCGGCTGGTGGAAGACATCAGCTTCGAAGCCCCGGACAAGCAGGGCCAGACGATCAAGATCGACGCCGCCTTTGTCGCCGACAAGGTCGGTGAATTGAGCAAGGATCAGGATCTGAGCAAGTTCGTATTGTAG
- a CDS encoding helix-turn-helix transcriptional regulator, giving the protein MTPLGAKIRELREARGISLKDMAAALNVSSAYLSALEHGKRGKPTGFLLHRMITYFNVIWDEAEELQRLAEMSDPKVTIDTGGLVPEATELTNRLRDDIGRLEVEDLRFLRDELVKRSGRKR; this is encoded by the coding sequence ATGACGCCCCTGGGCGCAAAAATCCGGGAGCTGCGCGAGGCGCGCGGCATCTCGCTGAAAGACATGGCAGCCGCGCTCAATGTCTCGAGCGCTTATCTCTCGGCGCTTGAGCATGGCAAGCGCGGCAAGCCGACCGGCTTCCTGCTGCACCGGATGATCACCTATTTCAACGTCATCTGGGACGAGGCCGAGGAATTGCAGCGTCTCGCCGAAATGAGCGATCCTAAGGTTACCATCGATACGGGCGGACTGGTGCCGGAGGCGACGGAGCTGACCAATCGACTGCGGGACGACATCGGCCGGCTGGAAGTGGAAGACCTGCGGTTTCTGCGCGACGAGCTGGTGAAGCGAAGCGGGCGGAAGCGGTAG
- a CDS encoding Smr/MutS family protein: MSKRDHKRLPHDFHLWTTVASTVDPLRRKGLLKFGSVPLPMPVAEPPPEPVTKAPPRRKPPQKPFLPPYQAPLPSASLPEKAVDPTIHRKVSRGRIEIDGRIDLHGMTQDEARGALHRFIHARFSRGDRTVLVITGKGAKTDNDYVAAMTQRGVLRTMLPIWLSEPSLSSMISGWSVASRGHGGEGAWYVRLRRA, encoded by the coding sequence ATGTCCAAGCGTGACCACAAGCGCCTGCCGCACGACTTCCACCTGTGGACCACTGTCGCCTCGACAGTGGATCCCCTGCGGCGCAAGGGCCTGCTCAAATTTGGTTCGGTCCCCTTGCCCATGCCCGTGGCAGAGCCGCCGCCCGAGCCGGTGACCAAGGCGCCGCCACGGCGCAAGCCACCGCAAAAGCCCTTCCTGCCGCCCTATCAGGCACCCCTGCCCTCGGCGTCGCTGCCCGAAAAGGCCGTCGATCCGACCATCCATCGCAAGGTCAGTCGCGGCCGCATCGAGATCGATGGTCGCATCGATCTTCACGGCATGACCCAGGACGAGGCGCGGGGCGCCCTGCATCGCTTCATCCATGCGCGCTTCTCGCGTGGTGATCGCACCGTTCTGGTCATTACCGGCAAGGGCGCCAAGACCGACAATGACTATGTGGCGGCCATGACCCAGCGCGGCGTATTGCGCACCATGCTGCCGATCTGGCTGAGCGAGCCGAGCCTGTCTTCGATGATTTCGGGCTGGAGCGTAGCGTCGCGCGGCCATGGTGGAGAGGGGGCGTGGTATGTGCGCCTGCGCCGCGCATGA
- a CDS encoding Tim44/TimA family putative adaptor protein — protein MDEFFDLPTLIVIGVAVFVLFRLRSVLGTRTGNERPPVERRKPAEASANEDTVVPMRPRPAQPTEQDDDYRARKIEAEIEQFSRGNPELASGFKDVVAADDSFTPKSFLEGAKQAYEMIVTAFAAGDRQTLKNLLDKDVFDGFQSAIAEREKAGQTVDFTFVGLPKVEISDAEYDKKNVLLTVRFHAEVVSATRDKDGNLVEGNADQVQTIADEWTFARNPKSRDPNWKVVTTSQLD, from the coding sequence ATGGACGAATTTTTCGATCTTCCCACCCTCATCGTGATCGGTGTCGCGGTCTTCGTGCTGTTCCGCCTGCGCTCGGTTCTGGGCACGCGCACCGGCAATGAACGCCCGCCGGTCGAACGCCGCAAACCGGCCGAAGCTTCGGCCAATGAGGATACGGTCGTGCCGATGCGCCCGCGTCCCGCCCAGCCGACCGAGCAGGACGACGACTATCGCGCCCGCAAGATCGAGGCCGAGATCGAGCAGTTCTCGCGCGGCAACCCCGAATTGGCCAGCGGCTTCAAGGATGTGGTTGCGGCCGACGACAGCTTCACCCCCAAGAGCTTCCTCGAAGGCGCCAAGCAAGCCTACGAAATGATCGTCACCGCCTTTGCCGCCGGCGATCGCCAGACGCTCAAGAACCTGCTCGACAAGGACGTCTTCGACGGCTTCCAATCAGCCATTGCCGAGCGCGAAAAGGCCGGCCAGACGGTGGACTTCACCTTTGTCGGCCTGCCCAAGGTGGAAATCTCCGACGCCGAATATGACAAGAAGAACGTGCTGTTGACCGTGCGCTTCCACGCCGAGGTGGTTTCGGCCACCCGCGACAAGGATGGCAATCTGGTGGAAGGCAATGCCGACCAGGTTCAGACCATTGCCGACGAATGGACCTTCGCCCGCAATCCAAAGTCGCGCGACCCCAATTGGAAGGTCGTCACCACCAGCCAGCTCGACTAA
- a CDS encoding FxsA family protein encodes MARFFAFGLIALPIIEIAIFIKVGQLIGLLPTLALIIGGALLGGLLLRQQGVAVLGQMRSNMNSGQMPARSIADAMMIGVAALFLVLPGFLSDLVALLLLLPPVRSWIYASLAARVRVVDTTTTYRRHDPSATRIEGTIDLDDDDYRPR; translated from the coding sequence ATGGCCCGATTTTTTGCGTTTGGCCTGATCGCCCTGCCCATTATCGAGATCGCCATCTTCATCAAGGTGGGCCAGTTGATCGGTCTTTTGCCGACGCTGGCGCTGATTATCGGCGGGGCCTTGCTAGGCGGATTGCTGTTGCGCCAGCAGGGCGTCGCCGTGCTCGGCCAGATGCGCAGCAACATGAATTCGGGACAAATGCCGGCGCGCTCGATCGCCGATGCGATGATGATCGGCGTTGCGGCGCTGTTTCTGGTGCTGCCGGGCTTTCTGAGCGACCTTGTTGCCCTCTTGCTGCTGCTGCCACCGGTGCGCAGCTGGATCTATGCCTCGCTCGCCGCGCGGGTCCGGGTGGTCGATACTACCACCACCTATCGCCGGCATGATCCCTCCGCCACACGGATCGAGGGCACGATCGATCTCGACGATGACGACTATCGCCCGCGGTGA
- the secB gene encoding protein-export chaperone SecB, with translation MTDENQGEAASQATNPAPSMNLVGQYIRDLSFENPGAPGSILAGGGNPAFNVSISVGVKKQADDLFAVELTLNAKANREQMILFNVELVYGGVFRVKNVPEVQLSQLLMIECPRLIFPFARQVLASVTQQGGFPPLMMEPVDFAAIYRQNLQKLAAQQQAAAGTAAPEAEKLN, from the coding sequence ATGACCGACGAGAACCAGGGTGAAGCCGCCTCCCAGGCCACCAATCCCGCCCCCTCGATGAACCTGGTGGGCCAGTATATCCGCGATCTTTCCTTCGAGAATCCGGGTGCTCCGGGCTCGATCCTGGCTGGCGGCGGCAATCCGGCCTTCAACGTCTCGATCTCGGTCGGCGTCAAGAAGCAGGCCGATGACCTGTTTGCCGTCGAGCTGACGCTCAATGCCAAGGCCAATCGCGAACAGATGATCCTGTTCAATGTCGAGCTGGTCTATGGCGGCGTGTTCCGCGTCAAGAATGTGCCGGAAGTTCAGCTCAGCCAGCTGCTGATGATCGAATGCCCGCGCCTGATCTTCCCGTTTGCCCGCCAGGTTCTCGCTAGCGTGACCCAGCAGGGCGGTTTCCCGCCGCTGATGATGGAGCCGGTCGATTTCGCAGCCATCTATCGCCAGAATCTGCAGAAGCTTGCAGCCCAGCAGCAGGCCGCCGCCGGCACTGCCGCTCCGGAAGCCGAAAAGCTCAACTGA
- the dnaQ gene encoding DNA polymerase III subunit epsilon, whose amino-acid sequence MNREIVLDTETTGLSPQQGDRLVEIGCVELINHIPSGRHFHVYINPQRSMPEEAFRVHGLSEEFLSDKPLFTAVANDFREFIGDATLVIHNAPFDMGFLNAELEKAGQSRLTNTVIDTVMVARQKHPGARVSLDALCKHYGIDNSRRTLHGALLDSEILAEVYLELIGGKQVSLALIAETQSASNGTTITRIAVAQRPAPLRSRVSETEAEAHAALLEKMGADAIWAQYASATPETVQ is encoded by the coding sequence ATGAACCGGGAGATCGTGCTCGATACCGAAACCACCGGCCTCTCGCCCCAGCAGGGCGATCGCCTCGTGGAAATCGGCTGCGTCGAGCTGATCAATCACATCCCGTCGGGCCGGCACTTTCACGTCTATATCAACCCGCAGCGCTCCATGCCCGAAGAAGCTTTCCGCGTGCATGGGCTGAGCGAGGAATTCCTCAGCGACAAGCCGCTGTTCACCGCCGTCGCCAATGATTTTCGCGAGTTTATCGGCGATGCGACACTGGTCATCCACAATGCGCCCTTCGACATGGGCTTTCTCAATGCCGAGCTGGAAAAGGCCGGACAGTCGCGGCTGACCAATACCGTCATCGATACCGTCATGGTCGCGCGCCAGAAGCACCCCGGCGCCCGCGTCAGCCTCGATGCGCTCTGCAAGCATTATGGCATCGACAATTCCCGCCGCACATTACACGGCGCGCTGCTCGACAGCGAGATCCTCGCCGAAGTCTATCTCGAGCTGATTGGCGGCAAGCAGGTGAGCCTGGCGTTGATCGCCGAGACGCAAAGCGCCTCGAACGGCACGACCATCACCCGGATTGCCGTGGCGCAGCGCCCGGCGCCCCTGCGCAGCCGTGTCTCCGAGACGGAAGCGGAAGCCCATGCGGCGCTGCTCGAAAAGATGGGCGCCGATGCCATCTGGGCGCAATACGCCTCGGCCACGCCCGAAACCGTCCAATAA
- the coaE gene encoding dephospho-CoA kinase (Dephospho-CoA kinase (CoaE) performs the final step in coenzyme A biosynthesis.): MWRIGVTGSIATGKSTVLKAFSDLGVPVFSADRAVAELYEGEAVAPVEGEFPGVTRDGRIDRALLSQKLADNPEGFQRLEALVHPLVRAKIAHFMDQAEVEGAALAVVEVPLLFESGYDYGFDAVAVTWVDPATQRERALARPGMSGEKLDTILARQMPQDEKKARATYLFDTGMPVDRTIEMVAALIDAILAREPRP, from the coding sequence ATGTGGCGCATCGGCGTCACCGGCTCGATCGCCACCGGCAAGTCCACCGTGTTGAAAGCCTTTTCCGATCTCGGCGTGCCGGTCTTTTCCGCTGACCGGGCCGTTGCCGAGCTCTATGAAGGTGAAGCCGTCGCGCCGGTGGAAGGCGAATTTCCCGGCGTAACGCGGGACGGCAGGATCGACCGCGCGCTGCTCAGCCAGAAACTGGCCGACAATCCCGAAGGCTTCCAGCGGCTCGAAGCGCTGGTGCATCCGCTGGTCCGGGCAAAAATCGCCCATTTCATGGACCAAGCCGAGGTAGAAGGCGCAGCCCTCGCCGTGGTTGAAGTGCCGCTGCTGTTCGAAAGCGGCTATGACTATGGTTTCGATGCCGTGGCGGTGACTTGGGTGGATCCGGCCACACAGCGCGAGCGGGCATTGGCGCGACCGGGAATGAGCGGGGAAAAGCTCGATACCATCCTTGCCCGACAGATGCCGCAGGACGAAAAGAAGGCGCGGGCCACCTATCTTTTCGATACCGGCATGCCCGTCGACCGCACGATCGAAATGGTCGCTGCCCTGATCGACGCCATTCTAGCCAGAGAGCCAAGACCATGA
- a CDS encoding shikimate dehydrogenase, which translates to MTVKAFVIGHPIAHSRSPLIHGTWLEEHGIDGSYEAIDVSPEQLPGFFARLRAGEFAGGNVTIPHKEKVFALCDEVDPLARTIGAVNTLVVRDGKVFGTNTDYLGFLGNLDAAAPGWSDTVEEAVVIGAGGAARAILVALRHRGLGRIHLLNRTVANAETLASAIGGPILAHGLDEWDENASRAGLVVNTSSIGMHGTEFTFDLSLLPRKALVTDIVYTPLVTPLLAQAETHGLKTVDGLGMLLHQAVPGFEAWFGTRPTVTADLRQRVLATLDH; encoded by the coding sequence GTGACCGTCAAAGCCTTTGTCATCGGCCATCCGATTGCCCATTCCCGTTCGCCCCTGATCCACGGCACCTGGCTGGAGGAGCATGGGATCGATGGCAGCTATGAAGCGATCGATGTGTCGCCCGAGCAATTGCCGGGCTTTTTCGCGCGGCTGCGCGCAGGTGAATTTGCTGGCGGCAATGTCACCATTCCGCACAAGGAAAAGGTCTTTGCGCTCTGCGACGAGGTCGATCCGCTGGCGCGCACCATTGGCGCCGTCAATACGCTGGTGGTGAGGGACGGCAAGGTCTTCGGGACCAATACCGACTATCTCGGCTTTCTGGGCAATCTCGACGCCGCTGCGCCGGGCTGGTCGGATACGGTCGAAGAGGCCGTGGTGATCGGCGCCGGCGGTGCAGCACGGGCCATCCTTGTGGCACTGCGCCACCGCGGCCTGGGCCGCATTCATCTGCTCAATCGCACCGTCGCCAATGCGGAAACGCTTGCCTCAGCCATCGGTGGACCGATCCTGGCCCATGGGCTGGATGAATGGGACGAGAATGCTTCGCGCGCGGGGCTTGTGGTCAACACCAGTTCCATCGGCATGCATGGCACGGAGTTCACCTTCGATCTCTCTCTGCTGCCGCGCAAGGCGCTGGTCACCGACATCGTCTATACGCCCTTGGTGACGCCGCTCCTCGCCCAGGCGGAAACGCATGGCCTCAAGACCGTCGATGGCCTGGGCATGCTGCTGCATCAGGCGGTGCCGGGCTTTGAAGCCTGGTTCGGCACGCGACCGACGGTCACGGCCGATCTGCGCCAGCGCGTGCTGGCGACGTTGGACCACTGA
- a CDS encoding Maf family protein, with protein MAVMLILASQSETRKALLTQAGLVFSCQPASIDERALEDAAIKAGGDGRDVALLLAQRKAAEVAVNNPGAIVIGADQTLSLGVELLHKPADRAGAARQLDHLRGKTHRLHAAVAVVKDDLLLWSDIQTAELTMRDFSPEERDDVLAREGGAILSSVGSYRLEGPSIRLFETVTGDYFTILGLPLLPLLAALRAHAPEMLS; from the coding sequence ATTGCAGTCATGTTGATCCTTGCGAGCCAGAGCGAAACCCGCAAAGCCCTGTTAACGCAGGCAGGTTTGGTGTTTTCCTGCCAGCCTGCCAGCATCGACGAACGCGCGCTCGAAGACGCCGCGATCAAGGCCGGTGGCGACGGTCGCGACGTGGCCCTGCTCCTGGCGCAGCGCAAGGCCGCGGAGGTCGCCGTTAACAATCCCGGTGCCATCGTGATCGGCGCCGACCAGACCCTGAGCCTGGGTGTCGAGCTTTTGCACAAGCCAGCCGATCGTGCCGGTGCCGCAAGGCAACTCGATCACCTGCGTGGCAAGACCCACCGGCTCCATGCCGCGGTCGCCGTCGTAAAGGACGACCTGCTGCTCTGGTCCGATATCCAGACCGCCGAGCTGACCATGCGGGATTTCTCACCCGAGGAGCGCGACGATGTCCTGGCGCGCGAGGGCGGTGCCATTCTGTCGTCTGTCGGGTCCTATCGCCTCGAAGGGCCCAGCATTCGTCTGTTCGAAACCGTGACCGGCGACTATTTCACCATTCTGGGCCTGCCGCTGCTGCCGCTCCTTGCAGCCCTGCGCGCCCATGCCCCCGAGATGCTTTCGTGA
- the hemE gene encoding uroporphyrinogen decarboxylase, whose product MTHKPLLATVRGEKQSRPALWIMRQAGRYLPEYRAVRAETKNFLELCYSPDLATEVTLQPLRRFDLDAAILFSDILVIPDALGQSVHFAAGEGPMLEPVSAENIAGLGKDRDPLEHLAPVLETVRRLRAALAPEKTLIGFCGSPWTVATYMIGGRGSSDQAAARLFALRHPNAFEALIDILVETSINYLVAQFEAGADVVQLFESWALNLDDVSFTANVIEPNRRIVEGVRARVPNAPIIGFPRGAAGNLARYAAATGVNALGIDYATPLEFAANLPKHLPLQGNLDPLRLVAGGAQLDERVDAIVEAFSDRPHIFNLGHGIVPETPIEHVEQLVRRVKG is encoded by the coding sequence ATGACCCACAAGCCTCTGCTGGCAACCGTTAGAGGCGAGAAGCAATCTCGCCCCGCCTTGTGGATCATGCGCCAGGCTGGCCGCTATCTGCCCGAGTATCGCGCCGTACGTGCCGAAACGAAAAACTTCCTCGAGCTCTGCTATTCACCCGATCTCGCGACGGAAGTGACGCTGCAGCCTTTGCGGCGTTTCGATCTCGATGCAGCGATCCTGTTCTCCGACATCCTGGTCATCCCCGACGCCCTTGGACAGTCAGTGCACTTTGCTGCTGGCGAAGGTCCCATGCTGGAGCCGGTGAGTGCGGAAAATATCGCTGGGCTTGGGAAGGACAGGGATCCGCTGGAGCATCTTGCGCCGGTCCTCGAGACCGTGCGTCGCTTGAGAGCGGCCCTGGCACCGGAAAAGACGCTGATCGGCTTCTGTGGCTCTCCCTGGACGGTGGCGACCTATATGATCGGTGGCCGCGGCTCGTCGGACCAGGCTGCGGCGCGTCTGTTTGCCCTGCGCCATCCCAATGCCTTCGAGGCACTGATCGACATCCTGGTCGAAACCAGCATCAACTATCTCGTCGCGCAGTTCGAAGCCGGCGCCGATGTGGTGCAGCTGTTCGAGAGCTGGGCGCTCAATCTCGACGATGTGTCCTTCACGGCCAATGTCATCGAACCCAACCGCCGTATCGTCGAGGGCGTGCGGGCCCGGGTGCCTAATGCCCCGATCATCGGCTTCCCGCGCGGTGCCGCCGGCAATCTGGCCCGCTATGCCGCGGCAACCGGCGTCAATGCGCTGGGCATCGACTATGCCACGCCGCTGGAATTTGCCGCCAATCTTCCCAAGCATCTGCCGCTGCAGGGCAATCTTGATCCCCTGCGTCTTGTGGCCGGCGGAGCGCAGCTCGACGAGCGGGTCGATGCCATCGTCGAAGCCTTTTCCGACCGGCCGCATATCTTCAATCTCGGCCACGGCATCGTGCCGGAAACCCCAATCGAGCATGTCGAGCAACTGGTTCGTCGTGTGAAGGGCTAA
- the hemJ gene encoding protoporphyrinogen oxidase HemJ, translated as MEWVKALHVISVIAWMAGMLYLPRLFVYHSVAEIGSDKSETFKVMERRLLKGIINPAMIASWVFGLWMIIGGWVSMSDGWLHAKLFFVLLLTGCHGVLAKYTRLFAQDKNTKPQKFFRIINEVPTVLMIFIVILVVVKPF; from the coding sequence ATGGAATGGGTAAAAGCCCTGCATGTGATCTCGGTCATCGCCTGGATGGCCGGCATGCTCTATCTGCCGCGTCTATTCGTCTATCATTCGGTGGCCGAAATCGGTTCGGACAAGTCCGAGACCTTCAAGGTCATGGAACGCCGTCTGCTCAAGGGCATCATCAATCCGGCGATGATCGCCTCTTGGGTCTTCGGGCTCTGGATGATCATTGGCGGCTGGGTCAGCATGTCCGACGGCTGGCTGCACGCCAAACTCTTCTTCGTGCTGCTGCTCACCGGCTGCCATGGTGTGCTGGCCAAATACACGCGCCTTTTCGCCCAGGACAAAAACACCAAGCCGCAGAAATTCTTCCGCATCATCAACGAAGTGCCGACCGTGCTGATGATTTTCATCGTCATCCTGGTCGTGGTGAAGCCGTTCTAG
- the rho gene encoding transcription termination factor Rho — translation MQNMKLSELKAKSPAELLVFAEEHEVENASTMRKQELMFAILKELAAQEVDITGEGVVEVLPDGFGFLRSPDANYLPGPDDIYVSPSQIRRFGLRTGDTVEGQIRSPKEGERYFALLKVSTINFEDPEAVRHKVNFDNLTPLYPEERLRMELPDPTIKDRSARLLDLVAPLGKGQRALIVAPPRTGKTVLLQNIAQSIATNHPECYLIVLLIDERPEEVTDMQRSVRGEVISSTFDEPASRHVQVAEMVIEKAKRLVEHKRDVVILLDSITRLGRAYNTVVPSSGKVLTGGVDANALQRPKRFFGAARNIEDGGSLTIISTALIDTGSRMDEVIFEEFKGTGNSEIILDRKVADKRIFPALDITKSGTRKEELLVEADILKKMYVLRRILNPMGTIDAMEFLVDKVRQTKTNSDFFDSMNT, via the coding sequence ATGCAGAATATGAAGCTCAGCGAGCTCAAGGCCAAATCTCCGGCCGAACTCCTGGTGTTCGCTGAAGAACACGAGGTCGAGAACGCCTCGACCATGCGCAAACAGGAATTGATGTTTGCCATCCTCAAGGAGCTCGCCGCCCAGGAAGTCGATATTACCGGCGAAGGCGTCGTTGAAGTCCTTCCCGACGGTTTCGGTTTCCTGCGTTCTCCCGACGCAAATTATCTCCCCGGTCCTGACGATATCTATGTCAGCCCGTCCCAGATTCGCCGCTTCGGTCTTCGGACCGGCGACACGGTTGAAGGCCAGATCCGGTCTCCCAAGGAAGGCGAGCGCTATTTCGCGCTGCTTAAAGTCTCGACCATAAATTTCGAAGATCCCGAGGCCGTTCGCCACAAGGTCAACTTCGACAATCTGACCCCGCTTTACCCCGAGGAACGGCTCCGCATGGAGCTGCCCGATCCAACCATCAAGGATCGCTCGGCTCGTCTTCTCGATCTCGTCGCCCCGCTCGGCAAAGGCCAGCGCGCCTTGATCGTTGCGCCGCCGCGAACTGGTAAGACGGTATTGTTGCAGAATATTGCACAATCGATCGCCACCAATCACCCCGAATGCTATCTGATCGTCCTGCTGATCGACGAGCGTCCGGAAGAAGTGACCGACATGCAGCGCTCGGTGCGCGGCGAAGTCATTTCCTCGACCTTTGACGAACCGGCTTCGCGCCACGTCCAGGTCGCCGAAATGGTCATCGAGAAGGCCAAGCGCCTTGTCGAACACAAGCGCGATGTCGTTATCCTGCTCGATTCGATCACCCGTCTCGGCCGCGCCTACAACACTGTCGTTCCAAGCTCCGGCAAGGTTCTCACCGGTGGTGTGGACGCCAATGCCCTGCAGCGCCCGAAGCGCTTCTTCGGCGCTGCTCGCAATATCGAAGATGGTGGTTCGCTGACCATTATCTCGACGGCGCTGATCGATACCGGCTCGCGCATGGACGAAGTGATCTTCGAAGAATTCAAAGGCACCGGTAACTCGGAAATCATCCTTGATCGCAAGGTTGCCGATAAGCGCATCTTCCCGGCGCTGGACATCACCAAGTCCGGAACCCGCAAGGAAGAACTGCTGGTCGAAGCCGATATTCTCAAGAAGATGTACGTCCTCCGCCGCATTCTCAATCCGATGGGAACCATCGATGCGATGGAATTCCTGGTCGACAAGGTCCGCCAGACCAAGACCAATTCGGATTTCTTCGACTCGATGAACACCTAG